The following coding sequences are from one Segnochrobactrum spirostomi window:
- a CDS encoding ATP-binding protein, protein MSRQILIAMSAITVTAGFLVFFGTYFAYTVIIALYPLPDDDGWPTSIDFMILGVLILITLPIAAFVSLRLARRILKPLESLALSARQITAGDLTARATTGDRALGETAALIDDFNTMAQRLQDMAADMALWNATIAHELRTPLTILKGRLQGMIDGVFKPDERSLQGLILQVDGLARLVEDLRTVTLADSGHLELHIKPVRLASEIAQMAELIVHDLRANGFRLELDLADLVVEADATRIRQALLALVTNARRYAVRGTITIRLAEADGDVVLGVADEGPGLTPEMETRVFDPFARGDPARSREFGGNGLGLSVVRAIIEAHGGRLRYRRTPRSGALFEMIFAKTKRSLAAHEA, encoded by the coding sequence TTGAGCCGGCAGATCCTCATCGCCATGTCGGCCATTACCGTGACGGCGGGGTTTCTGGTCTTCTTCGGAACCTATTTCGCCTACACGGTGATCATTGCGCTCTATCCCCTTCCTGATGACGACGGCTGGCCGACCTCGATCGACTTCATGATCCTGGGCGTTCTGATCCTCATCACCCTGCCGATCGCGGCTTTCGTCTCGCTGCGTCTGGCGCGCCGGATCCTGAAGCCGCTCGAATCGCTCGCGCTCAGCGCGCGGCAGATCACGGCCGGCGACCTGACGGCCCGGGCGACCACCGGCGACCGGGCCCTCGGCGAGACCGCAGCCCTGATCGACGATTTCAACACGATGGCGCAACGCCTGCAGGACATGGCCGCCGACATGGCCCTGTGGAACGCCACGATCGCGCATGAGCTGCGCACGCCGTTGACCATCCTCAAGGGACGCCTCCAGGGCATGATCGATGGGGTGTTCAAGCCGGACGAACGCTCGCTGCAGGGGCTGATCCTGCAGGTCGACGGCCTGGCGCGGCTGGTCGAGGACCTGCGGACGGTGACACTCGCCGATAGCGGCCATCTGGAGCTGCACATCAAGCCCGTTCGCCTCGCGTCGGAGATCGCGCAGATGGCGGAGCTGATCGTCCACGACCTGCGGGCCAACGGCTTCCGCCTGGAACTCGACCTTGCCGATCTCGTGGTCGAGGCGGATGCGACGCGCATTCGCCAGGCGCTGCTCGCCCTCGTCACCAACGCGCGGCGCTATGCCGTGCGCGGCACGATCACGATCCGCCTCGCCGAGGCCGACGGCGATGTCGTCCTCGGCGTTGCCGACGAGGGGCCGGGACTGACGCCGGAGATGGAGACCCGGGTGTTCGACCCGTTCGCGCGGGGCGATCCCGCCCGTTCGCGGGAGTTCGGCGGCAACGGGCTGGGCCTCTCCGTCGTGCGCGCCATCATCGAGGCACATGGCGGCCGTCTTCGCTACCGGCGCACGCCCCGGAGCGGTGCCCTGTTCGAAATGATTTTCGCGAAGACGAAGCGGTCCCTCGCCGCACACGAGGCATGA
- a CDS encoding response regulator, with the protein MPALVLIAEDDDEISTILDAYLAREGFRTVQARDGRTAIDLHLALKPDLVLLDVSMPRLDGWEVLAELRRRGNTPAIMITALDKDIDRLQGLRIGADDYVVKPFNPIEVVARAKAVLRRSGLATTAGILRVGPLTIDLDAYQARFGVGDEEVQLMLTLTEFRILAHMARSPAKVFTRSELLDACLPGSDALDRTVDSHVSKLRKKLEQAGGAGLMPGVRGIGYRLSA; encoded by the coding sequence ATGCCAGCCCTGGTTCTGATTGCCGAAGACGACGACGAGATTTCAACGATCCTGGACGCCTACCTGGCCCGAGAGGGATTTCGGACGGTCCAGGCGCGCGACGGCCGCACGGCGATCGACCTGCACCTCGCGCTGAAGCCGGACCTCGTCCTGCTCGACGTCTCGATGCCACGGCTCGACGGATGGGAGGTCTTGGCGGAGCTGCGGCGTCGGGGAAACACGCCGGCCATCATGATCACCGCGCTCGACAAGGACATCGATCGATTGCAGGGCCTGCGCATCGGGGCTGACGACTACGTCGTCAAGCCCTTCAACCCGATCGAGGTCGTCGCTCGCGCCAAGGCCGTCCTGCGCCGCTCCGGCCTTGCGACCACGGCGGGCATCCTGCGGGTTGGACCTCTCACCATCGATCTCGACGCCTACCAGGCGCGTTTCGGGGTAGGTGACGAGGAGGTCCAACTCATGTTGACGCTGACGGAATTCCGCATCCTCGCCCATATGGCGCGAAGCCCCGCCAAGGTCTTCACGAGAAGCGAACTGCTCGACGCCTGTCTGCCGGGCTCCGACGCCCTCGACCGCACGGTCGACAGCCACGTCAGCAAGCTGCGCAAGAAGCTCGAGCAAGCGGGTGGCGCGGGCCTGATGCCGGGCGTGCGCGGCATCGGCTACCGGTTGTCGGCCTGA
- a CDS encoding efflux RND transporter periplasmic adaptor subunit, translated as MAATMRLYPTFAYAVVVVGALLLSACKDGADGSKADGAEAPTDALGAPVRIAVQTVLPRRVVVYDELPGRVSARRTAEIRPQVNGIIQKVLFTEGTEVAADQPLFQIDAAPFAADVEAAAAILARGEADLFNATAKHKRVEALAAARIASPAALGDATATLAQARASVAEAKANLTRRELERAHATIRSPIAGRIGQALVTEGSLASVGAQTPLAVVQQIDRVYLDVRQPSMGRELLEEMLETGRSEDAGALPVNILTITGKPYAFEGRVLFSESTVDPGTGSIAMRVEVPNPDRQLLPGMYLRAKVPRAIYADALTVPQEAVRRAGSGRPYLTILVDDKTVANRDVELGALVDRQYVVLSGLKAGETVVVQGQARTEGGQPLELVRYEPAKPHSET; from the coding sequence ATGGCCGCGACGATGCGTCTTTATCCCACTTTTGCCTATGCGGTCGTTGTGGTCGGGGCTCTGCTTCTGTCGGCCTGCAAGGACGGGGCGGACGGTTCGAAGGCGGACGGTGCCGAGGCCCCGACGGACGCGCTGGGTGCGCCCGTTCGGATTGCCGTGCAGACGGTACTGCCCCGCCGCGTGGTCGTCTATGACGAGCTGCCGGGGCGCGTGTCGGCCCGTCGGACGGCGGAGATACGTCCCCAGGTCAACGGCATCATCCAGAAGGTGCTCTTCACCGAAGGTACTGAGGTCGCGGCCGACCAGCCGCTGTTCCAGATCGATGCCGCGCCGTTCGCCGCCGACGTCGAAGCAGCGGCCGCAATCCTGGCCCGGGGGGAGGCGGATCTCTTCAATGCGACCGCCAAGCATAAGCGGGTTGAGGCACTCGCGGCGGCGCGGATCGCGAGCCCCGCTGCGCTCGGCGATGCGACGGCCACGCTGGCGCAAGCGCGGGCAAGCGTCGCCGAGGCCAAGGCCAACTTAACGCGCCGCGAACTGGAGCGTGCGCACGCAACCATCCGCAGCCCCATCGCGGGTCGCATCGGGCAAGCCCTCGTCACCGAAGGGAGCCTGGCGTCCGTCGGCGCCCAGACGCCGCTCGCCGTCGTCCAGCAGATCGACCGCGTCTATCTCGATGTGCGCCAGCCCTCGATGGGTCGGGAACTGCTGGAGGAGATGCTGGAGACGGGGCGGAGTGAGGACGCCGGCGCCCTGCCGGTCAACATCCTGACCATCACCGGCAAACCCTACGCGTTCGAGGGGAGGGTGCTGTTCTCCGAAAGCACAGTCGATCCCGGCACGGGCAGCATCGCCATGCGCGTCGAGGTGCCCAATCCGGACCGTCAATTGCTACCCGGCATGTATCTGCGGGCCAAGGTCCCGCGCGCGATCTATGCCGATGCGTTGACGGTGCCGCAGGAGGCCGTCCGCCGGGCTGGATCGGGGCGGCCGTACCTCACGATCCTCGTCGACGACAAGACGGTCGCCAACCGCGACGTCGAACTCGGGGCACTGGTCGATCGCCAATATGTCGTCCTATCGGGCCTGAAGGCCGGCGAGACCGTGGTCGTCCAGGGGCAGGCGCGCACGGAAGGCGGGCAGCCGCTGGAGCTCGTTCGTTACGAGCCCGCCAAGCCCCACAGCGAAACCTGA